The sequence below is a genomic window from Helicobacter ganmani.
TTGGCTCATTACGCTCTCCTCTGTGAGGGTGAGGCGTGAGATAGGGCGCGTCTGTCTCAAGCAAAAGCGAATCAAGCGGAATCCTAGGTAATACTTCTACAAGTTTTCTCGCATTTTTAAAGGTTAAAACCCCCCCGATTCCATAATAAAAGTTAAATTTTGCCAAAGAGAGCAGCTGAAAATCCGCATTAAAACAATGCAGGATTCCACCTTTAAGTTTAGGAGCGTAAGTTTGCAAAATCTCCAAACTATCCAACGAAGCGTCTCTAATATGCACAATCAAAGGTTTTTGAGATTCTATGGCGAGATGGATTTGCGCAATAAAAACTTCTTTTTGCTTTTGTTTTACCTCTGCTTCAGATTCCACACAAAAATCCGCAAGATTATCCTCTATCCTATAATAATCTAGCCCACATTCTCCTACCGCCACACATTTAGAATCGCTTAAAAATTCTTTAATGTAACCTTCATCATATAAATGCGCCAAATCTGG
It includes:
- a CDS encoding TatD family hydrolase → MQLCDTHCHLDDKRFIEDFPLMIERAKKVGITRFIIPAADPRDLRRAQELAHTYAEVYFASGVHPDLAHLYDEGYIKEFLSDSKCVAVGECGLDYYRIEDNLADFCVESEAEVKQKQKEVFIAQIHLAIESQKPLIVHIRDASLDSLEILQTYAPKLKGGILHCFNADFQLLSLAKFNFYYGIGGVLTFKNARKLVEVLPRIPLDSLLLETDAPYLTPHPHRGERNEPSFVPLVLEKMSEILNLPKEMLANQINQNTTRLFGEL